A single genomic interval of Granulicella tundricola MP5ACTX9 harbors:
- a CDS encoding alpha/beta hydrolase-fold protein, producing MMIGENAQGYPRASLKDVPPGEYTVQAVLNVYETFQRGDGKMVKLAPDRGEGQHWNLAPGNLMSKPRKVKIGPGTMPITVSLDQVIPPNVPEKDTKYIRHIKVQSALLTRFWGRPMFLSAVVLVPEGFDTHTEAHYPLVIFHDHFVSGFSDFRETPPDAKLKADYSERFHLAGYNRIQQEEAYKNYKDWVAPNKPRMLIIKIQHANAYYDDSYAVNSENLGPYGDAIETELIPAVEKEFRALGQGWARFVYGGSTGGWESLAVQMFYPEHYNGAFVACPDPVDFHAFMTADLYKQDNLFYEQGANKRVEQPAMRNYLGQTLISMRDNVAYEAALGDSARSGDQFDIWQAVYSPVGADGYPRPIFNKTTGTIDHTTAEYWRQHYDLNAILQRDWTKLGPKLQGKIHLYVGSDDTYFLNNAVYLMEDFLKETGTPGHGVAYDGEVKYGPRAEHCWNGDPEKPNWYSRLHYNQMYVPMILDRIAKTAPAGADVTSWKY from the coding sequence ATGATGATCGGTGAGAATGCGCAGGGCTATCCAAGGGCCTCGCTCAAGGATGTGCCGCCGGGTGAGTACACCGTACAGGCGGTGCTCAACGTGTACGAAACCTTCCAGCGCGGCGACGGCAAGATGGTCAAACTCGCACCGGATCGCGGCGAAGGCCAGCACTGGAATCTCGCGCCAGGAAATCTGATGTCGAAGCCACGCAAGGTGAAGATCGGCCCTGGCACGATGCCGATTACGGTTTCGCTGGATCAGGTGATTCCGCCAAATGTGCCTGAGAAGGATACAAAATACATCCGCCACATCAAGGTGCAGAGTGCGTTGCTGACAAGGTTTTGGGGCCGGCCCATGTTTCTTTCGGCGGTGGTGCTGGTGCCCGAGGGCTTCGACACCCATACGGAGGCGCACTATCCGCTGGTCATCTTCCATGACCACTTCGTCAGCGGCTTCAGTGACTTTCGCGAGACGCCTCCGGATGCGAAGTTGAAGGCGGATTATTCTGAGCGCTTCCACCTGGCGGGTTACAACCGCATCCAGCAGGAGGAGGCGTACAAGAACTACAAGGACTGGGTCGCACCCAACAAACCTCGCATGTTGATCATCAAGATCCAGCACGCCAACGCGTACTATGACGATTCCTATGCGGTGAACTCGGAGAACCTGGGACCGTATGGCGATGCCATTGAGACGGAGCTGATCCCAGCGGTGGAGAAGGAGTTTCGTGCGCTCGGTCAGGGCTGGGCGCGCTTTGTGTATGGCGGCTCGACGGGTGGGTGGGAGTCTCTGGCCGTGCAGATGTTTTATCCAGAGCACTATAATGGTGCGTTCGTCGCATGCCCTGATCCGGTCGACTTTCATGCGTTCATGACGGCCGATCTCTACAAGCAGGACAATCTCTTTTACGAGCAGGGTGCGAACAAGCGCGTCGAGCAGCCCGCCATGCGCAACTACCTCGGCCAGACGCTGATCTCGATGCGCGACAACGTGGCGTATGAAGCAGCCCTGGGCGATAGCGCCCGTTCAGGCGATCAGTTCGACATCTGGCAGGCGGTGTATTCTCCGGTCGGCGCAGATGGATATCCCAGGCCGATCTTCAACAAGACCACTGGCACCATCGACCACACCACGGCCGAGTACTGGCGTCAGCACTATGATCTCAACGCCATCCTGCAACGCGACTGGACGAAGCTCGGCCCGAAACTGCAGGGCAAGATCCACCTGTATGTCGGGTCTGACGATACGTACTTCCTGAACAACGCCGTGTACCTGATGGAAGACTTCCTGAAGGAGACCGGCACGCCCGGCCACGGAGTCGCGTATGACGGCGAGGTCAAGTACGGCCCGCGCGCGGAGCACTGCTGGAACGGCGATCCAGAGAAGCCGAACTGGTACTCGCGCCTGCACTACAACCAGATGTATGTGCCCATGATCCTGGATCGCATCGCCAAGACTGCGCCGGCCGGAGCGGATGTGACGAGCTGGAAGTACTAA
- a CDS encoding glutaminyl-peptide cyclotransferase produces MFARCFSLALVMFLSTLSAGCQSAPVQSYKVVRTYPHSTASYTEGFFYLNGLFYEGTGLTGHSQLLVVKPETGKPVQQLDLPPELFGEGIVDWGPNLYEWTWKSHTCFVYDRATLHKIGQLSYDGEGWGMTRDEHNLITSDGSTRLSFRDPASFKVVRQIAVKDGAEAVSQLNELEYIHGEIYANVWHSDRIARISPQDGHVIAWIDLTGLLPADQRVDAESVLNGIAYDAQHDRLFVTGKQWPKIFEIKALPKTK; encoded by the coding sequence ATGTTCGCTCGCTGCTTTTCGCTTGCCCTTGTCATGTTCCTTTCGACTCTCTCCGCTGGATGCCAGTCTGCGCCGGTTCAAAGCTATAAGGTCGTCCGCACGTACCCGCACTCCACCGCCAGCTATACGGAAGGCTTCTTTTACCTGAACGGCCTGTTCTATGAAGGCACCGGGCTGACGGGCCACTCGCAGCTTCTGGTGGTGAAGCCTGAGACCGGCAAGCCTGTGCAGCAGCTTGACCTGCCGCCTGAGCTCTTTGGCGAAGGCATCGTGGACTGGGGGCCGAACCTCTACGAGTGGACCTGGAAATCGCACACCTGCTTCGTCTACGACCGCGCCACGTTGCACAAGATCGGGCAGCTCTCATACGACGGAGAAGGCTGGGGCATGACGCGCGACGAGCACAACCTCATCACCTCAGACGGGAGCACGCGGCTGAGCTTTCGCGATCCTGCGAGCTTCAAGGTCGTGCGCCAGATCGCGGTGAAGGATGGTGCGGAGGCGGTCAGCCAACTCAACGAGCTCGAGTACATTCACGGCGAGATCTATGCCAACGTCTGGCACTCGGATCGGATTGCACGCATCTCGCCACAGGACGGGCATGTGATTGCTTGGATCGACCTGACCGGCCTGCTGCCGGCGGACCAACGCGTAGATGCAGAGTCCGTGCTGAACGGCATCGCCTACGACGCGCAGCATGATCGGCTATTCGTCACCGGTAAGCAGTGGCCGAAGATCTTCGAGATCAAAGCCTTGCCGAAGACAAAGTAG
- the bla gene encoding class A beta-lactamase has product MKRILACCVGLVVGSAMAQGGLRQQIRATAEQAKGKVSVACSLPGTLLDCDLHPDAHPPMQSVFKLPLGMAILDQVQRGRFTIDQPIRFLASDRIPNAYSPLQDEFPQADVDVPLRELLRLSVSLSDNCAADVLLRILGGPKVLQAYIDSLGIEGFHIQDDEAGLHQDVLAQYRNWFEPSAAVALLRLINDRPPFSRQNTALLTGWMKTPPDRPSRVAQALPKGIEVLHKTGTSDVSPAGVAYATNDIGLITLPDGRRLAVAVFVTDASADTATRDRVIAEISRQIYDAALQAKR; this is encoded by the coding sequence ATGAAGCGGATTCTGGCCTGCTGTGTCGGTCTGGTGGTTGGAAGTGCAATGGCCCAGGGTGGGCTCCGTCAACAGATCCGCGCCACGGCCGAGCAGGCCAAAGGCAAGGTCTCGGTCGCCTGCTCACTGCCCGGTACGTTATTGGACTGCGATCTCCACCCCGACGCCCATCCGCCCATGCAATCCGTCTTCAAGCTCCCCCTCGGCATGGCGATCCTGGACCAGGTCCAGCGCGGCCGCTTCACCATCGACCAGCCCATCCGCTTCCTAGCTAGCGACCGCATCCCCAACGCCTACAGCCCGCTCCAGGACGAGTTCCCGCAGGCTGATGTCGACGTCCCCCTCCGCGAACTCCTCCGCCTCTCCGTCTCCCTCAGTGATAACTGCGCGGCGGACGTGCTGCTGCGTATTCTTGGCGGCCCAAAGGTCTTGCAGGCCTATATCGATAGCCTCGGCATCGAAGGCTTTCATATCCAGGACGACGAAGCCGGCCTCCACCAGGACGTCCTCGCACAATACCGCAACTGGTTTGAGCCCTCCGCCGCCGTCGCGCTGCTCCGCCTGATCAACGATCGGCCCCCCTTTTCCCGGCAGAACACCGCCTTGCTGACCGGCTGGATGAAGACGCCGCCGGATCGTCCCTCGCGCGTGGCTCAGGCTCTGCCGAAGGGAATTGAGGTCCTGCACAAGACCGGCACGTCGGACGTTTCGCCTGCAGGTGTCGCCTACGCGACCAACGATATCGGCCTCATCACCTTGCCGGACGGCCGCCGACTCGCGGTCGCGGTCTTCGTCACGGACGCCAGCGCCGACACCGCCACCCGGGACCGGGTCATCGCTGAAATTTCGCGTCAGATTTATGACGCCGCGTTGCAGGCAAAGAGGTAA
- a CDS encoding ABC transporter permease, whose translation MEIKEALKLALQSLWANKMRSVLTLLGVVIGVASVIAVVTLVNGANMFVIQKFSRYGADVFTISRQPAVITNVDDFVKFAKRKNILFADYKYVEENCRRCAGMGAQQATSGKLVRGTQAITDAQIRGYTWQMPQLQNLDITEGRGLTDTDEEHASHVAIIGTDVEENLFAGVDPIGQELRVDGSPYTVVGVTEKQGSTFGQSQDNFVGVPLTTYQKSYGTQKTVTIYVKAGSAGPPLEEAADEVRVLMRAQRHDAPGTPNDFELDTNNTLVGFAQQITGSFGVVAGAIALISLVVGGIVIMNIMLVSVTERTREIGIRKALGARRTDILLQFLIESALLALAGGAIGVLGGVVVAEAVTVFAGFPSTVAVWSVFAGLFMALSTGLFFGVYPARKAAELDPIVALRAD comes from the coding sequence ATGGAGATTAAGGAAGCGCTGAAGCTCGCGTTGCAGTCGCTCTGGGCCAACAAGATGCGCTCCGTGCTGACGCTGCTTGGCGTGGTCATCGGCGTCGCCAGCGTGATCGCGGTGGTGACGCTGGTCAACGGCGCAAACATGTTCGTCATCCAGAAGTTTTCGCGTTATGGCGCGGACGTCTTCACCATCAGCCGGCAGCCCGCCGTCATCACCAACGTGGACGACTTCGTAAAGTTCGCCAAGCGCAAGAACATCCTCTTCGCAGACTATAAGTATGTGGAAGAAAACTGCCGCCGCTGCGCCGGCATGGGCGCGCAGCAGGCCACCAGCGGCAAGCTCGTACGCGGCACGCAGGCCATCACCGACGCGCAGATCCGCGGCTACACCTGGCAGATGCCGCAGCTTCAGAATCTCGATATCACCGAAGGCCGCGGCCTCACCGATACCGATGAGGAGCATGCCTCGCACGTCGCCATCATCGGCACGGACGTAGAAGAAAACCTCTTCGCCGGCGTCGATCCCATCGGCCAGGAGCTTCGCGTCGATGGCTCCCCGTACACCGTCGTCGGCGTGACGGAGAAGCAGGGAAGCACCTTCGGCCAAAGTCAGGACAACTTCGTCGGCGTTCCCCTGACTACGTACCAGAAGTCCTACGGCACCCAGAAGACCGTCACCATCTACGTCAAGGCAGGCTCCGCAGGGCCACCGCTTGAAGAGGCTGCAGATGAGGTCCGCGTCCTCATGCGCGCCCAGCGCCACGACGCACCCGGCACCCCCAACGACTTTGAGCTCGATACCAACAACACCCTCGTCGGCTTCGCGCAGCAGATCACCGGTTCCTTTGGCGTTGTAGCCGGAGCCATCGCGCTCATCTCGCTGGTGGTTGGCGGCATCGTCATCATGAACATCATGCTGGTCAGCGTGACGGAGCGCACCCGCGAGATCGGCATCCGCAAGGCGCTCGGCGCGCGCCGTACCGACATCCTGCTGCAGTTCCTCATCGAAAGCGCCCTGCTCGCCCTTGCCGGCGGAGCCATCGGCGTCCTCGGCGGCGTGGTCGTGGCGGAGGCGGTCACGGTCTTCGCCGGCTTCCCCTCCACGGTCGCCGTCTGGAGCGTCTTCGCCGGTCTGTTCATGGCGCTCTCTACCGGCCTTTTCTTCGGTGTCTACCCTGCACGCAAGGCCGCCGAGCTGGACCCAATCGTAGCCCTGAGGGCAGACTGA
- a CDS encoding ABC transporter permease: protein MALADQKETVVMALDTLRTNKLRSGLTILGIVIGVMTVIVISSVVNGLNSNVANVVQSLGSNVLFIFRFPVFTGRPTTEMLTRKQMTYDDAVAMRDLPHVVAVAPILQFTDRSNIGGGLGTTSIKAGTHSMQNTTLEGDTPDVETVSEIELSSGRFFTEDDMARSANVTVLGSDTADELFSGTNAIGQEVQAGGMTFTVVGVAARKKQAFGGGKNPDDNKAYFPITTFHKLHPEQLDYWISLKYDDPKNQSLVQDELTELLRRRRKVANEAPDNFSIFGTDTLTRLWNQITGGLFLLLFALASVALMVGGVGVMNIMLVSVTERTREIGIRKAIGATKRTIMAQFTLEAVTLCAVGGIIGVLIGSFLAFVMQFSPVPSQLSTFWVLLAFGSACAIGLIFGIYPAWKAASLNPIEALRYE, encoded by the coding sequence ATGGCACTCGCAGACCAAAAAGAAACCGTAGTCATGGCGCTCGATACGCTCCGCACCAACAAGCTGCGCAGCGGCCTCACCATCCTCGGCATCGTCATCGGCGTGATGACGGTGATCGTCATCTCGTCCGTGGTCAACGGCCTCAACTCGAACGTCGCCAACGTTGTCCAGTCGCTCGGCTCAAACGTCCTTTTCATCTTCCGCTTTCCCGTCTTCACCGGCCGGCCCACCACGGAGATGCTCACGCGCAAGCAGATGACGTACGACGACGCAGTCGCCATGCGCGATCTCCCGCACGTCGTCGCCGTCGCGCCCATCCTGCAGTTCACGGACCGCTCCAACATCGGCGGCGGCCTGGGCACCACGTCCATCAAGGCCGGCACTCATTCCATGCAGAACACCACGCTGGAAGGCGATACGCCGGACGTAGAAACCGTCAGCGAGATCGAACTCTCCAGCGGACGTTTCTTCACAGAAGACGACATGGCCCGATCGGCCAACGTGACCGTGCTCGGCTCGGACACCGCGGACGAGCTCTTCAGCGGCACCAACGCCATCGGTCAGGAGGTCCAGGCCGGCGGCATGACCTTCACCGTCGTCGGCGTCGCCGCGCGCAAGAAGCAGGCCTTCGGCGGCGGCAAGAACCCGGACGACAATAAGGCTTACTTCCCCATCACCACCTTCCACAAGCTGCACCCGGAGCAGCTCGACTACTGGATCTCGCTCAAGTACGACGACCCCAAGAACCAGTCGCTCGTCCAGGATGAACTCACCGAGCTCCTCCGCCGCCGCCGCAAGGTCGCCAACGAAGCCCCGGACAACTTCTCCATCTTCGGCACCGACACCCTCACCCGGCTCTGGAACCAGATCACCGGCGGCCTCTTCCTGCTGCTCTTCGCACTCGCCAGCGTAGCTCTGATGGTCGGCGGCGTCGGCGTCATGAACATCATGCTGGTCAGCGTCACGGAGCGCACCCGAGAGATCGGCATCCGCAAGGCCATAGGCGCCACCAAGCGAACCATCATGGCCCAGTTCACGCTGGAAGCGGTCACGCTCTGCGCGGTCGGAGGAATCATCGGCGTGCTCATCGGCAGCTTCCTCGCCTTCGTTATGCAGTTCTCGCCGGTGCCTTCGCAGCTCAGCACCTTCTGGGTCCTGCTGGCGTTCGGTAGCGCCTGCGCCATCGGCCTGATCTTCGGAATCTACCCCGCCTGGAAGGCTGCCAGCCTCAATCCCATTGAGGCTCTCCGTTACGAATAG
- the hpnI gene encoding bacteriohopanetetrol glucosamine biosynthesis glycosyltransferase HpnI produces MEVLPLLIEAATALLTACGLAYMVLALWGARAYVRSVRKHSAPADAAPGVTLLKPLKGVDPRMYAGLASHCRQQYAGPVELVFGVHSLTDPAVAEVERLRTEFPEAAIKLVECTQRLGTSGKVSNLVQMLAAAQYEHVVINDSDILVSPHYLTGVMRYFADPRVGMVTAPYLGRTGLGGRERTVWARLEALGISTDFMPGVLTARKLEGGIRFGLGSTLAMSRTALTKAGGMEALVEYLADDYELGKRIAAAGFTVELCGEVVETTVPGYGLKDFWDHQMRWARSTRDSRKLGYVGLGVTYCVPWAILTVIASGGALWSISLLVFSLLARIAVALTVGVGILRDEQVLRDLWLLPVRDLFGLLFWFWSFAGDTVVWRGEEFRLKDGKITRAT; encoded by the coding sequence GTGGAAGTTCTCCCTCTTTTGATTGAAGCGGCGACAGCCCTGCTCACGGCATGCGGCCTCGCGTACATGGTCCTGGCGCTCTGGGGAGCCCGCGCGTATGTGCGCTCGGTAAGAAAACACTCCGCACCCGCGGACGCCGCACCCGGCGTCACCCTGCTCAAGCCCCTCAAAGGTGTCGACCCCCGCATGTACGCCGGCCTGGCCAGCCACTGCCGCCAGCAGTACGCCGGACCCGTTGAGCTCGTCTTCGGCGTCCACAGCCTCACCGATCCCGCCGTCGCAGAGGTGGAACGCCTCCGCACCGAGTTCCCGGAAGCCGCCATCAAGCTCGTCGAATGCACCCAGCGCCTCGGCACCAGCGGCAAGGTCTCGAACCTCGTCCAGATGCTCGCCGCCGCCCAGTATGAGCACGTCGTCATCAACGACTCGGACATCCTGGTCTCGCCCCACTATCTCACCGGCGTCATGCGTTACTTCGCAGATCCTCGCGTAGGCATGGTGACCGCGCCATACCTGGGCCGCACCGGTCTCGGAGGCCGTGAGCGCACAGTCTGGGCCAGGCTGGAGGCGCTCGGCATCTCTACCGATTTCATGCCCGGCGTCCTCACCGCCCGCAAGCTGGAAGGCGGAATCCGCTTCGGCCTCGGGTCCACCCTCGCCATGTCCCGCACGGCTTTGACCAAGGCCGGCGGCATGGAGGCTCTGGTCGAGTACCTCGCAGACGACTACGAACTCGGCAAGCGCATCGCCGCCGCCGGCTTCACCGTCGAGCTCTGTGGAGAGGTCGTCGAGACCACCGTCCCGGGCTACGGCCTCAAGGACTTCTGGGATCACCAGATGCGCTGGGCCCGCTCCACCCGGGACTCCCGCAAGCTCGGCTACGTCGGCCTGGGCGTCACCTACTGCGTCCCGTGGGCCATCCTGACGGTCATTGCCTCGGGCGGCGCGCTCTGGAGCATCTCGCTGCTGGTCTTCTCGCTGCTCGCCCGCATCGCCGTCGCTCTGACCGTAGGCGTAGGCATCCTGCGTGATGAACAGGTCCTCCGTGACCTCTGGCTGCTCCCCGTCCGCGACCTCTTCGGCCTCCTCTTCTGGTTCTGGAGCTTCGCAGGCGACACCGTAGTCTGGCGTGGCGAAGAGTTCCGCCTCAAAGACGGAAAGATCACCAGAGCAACATAA
- a CDS encoding alpha/beta hydrolase family protein, whose translation MRIIDWVLPALGLLGAVLLVLGAPRAVLWALMAIFAAALAAHFILIGTYWQRVPVYLAFLILCYASFTPEQTKARGISVFAIALLSCLSAGLTFELPLFTLPPPTGQNPPSTSTFYLTDFTRDRSLVVQVWYPANFSGGFDSRRAKYARSKELRPFYRYQSRIQTNSYDNAEMAKNEGPFPVILFNGMWGGRRTQDTFLMEDLASHGYVVVAVDHPGNAARVEMADGQVVYSTMKTAIDTIPGRTPQQIRATWEKELAVWVDDNRFVLDELERMNAGGWATGRLDVRNVGALGHSFGGAASFALLGADARVRCAINMDGWSFGGLDHRTTQPILLMYEDSYKGNQPGAGAEWELDTADKALVDQSLQSFGGTRVYITGTRHADFTDATLFSPIKRVTATGSIAGDRIRTIIRKTVLCFFDQELKGHGTLPAFPESELQNWKRP comes from the coding sequence ATGCGCATCATCGATTGGGTCCTGCCCGCATTAGGCCTGCTGGGCGCCGTCTTACTGGTGCTCGGAGCCCCCCGAGCAGTCCTATGGGCCTTGATGGCGATCTTCGCCGCAGCCCTGGCAGCCCACTTCATCCTGATAGGAACCTACTGGCAGCGCGTCCCGGTCTACCTCGCCTTCCTGATCCTCTGCTATGCATCCTTCACGCCGGAGCAGACCAAAGCCCGGGGCATCTCCGTCTTCGCCATCGCGCTCCTGTCCTGCCTCAGCGCCGGTCTCACCTTTGAGCTTCCCCTCTTCACCCTGCCCCCGCCGACCGGCCAAAATCCACCCTCGACCTCGACCTTCTACCTGACAGACTTCACCCGCGACCGCAGTCTCGTCGTGCAGGTCTGGTATCCGGCAAACTTTAGCGGGGGCTTTGACAGTCGGCGTGCGAAATACGCCCGCTCCAAAGAACTTCGCCCCTTCTACCGCTATCAAAGCCGCATCCAGACCAACTCCTACGACAACGCTGAGATGGCCAAGAATGAAGGCCCATTCCCAGTCATCCTCTTCAACGGCATGTGGGGAGGCCGCCGAACCCAGGACACCTTCCTCATGGAAGACCTCGCCAGCCACGGCTACGTCGTCGTCGCAGTCGATCACCCCGGCAACGCCGCCCGCGTCGAGATGGCCGACGGCCAGGTCGTCTACTCCACCATGAAAACGGCCATTGATACCATTCCCGGCCGCACCCCACAACAGATCCGCGCAACATGGGAAAAAGAACTCGCCGTATGGGTAGACGACAACCGCTTCGTCCTCGACGAACTCGAACGCATGAACGCCGGAGGCTGGGCCACCGGCCGTCTTGACGTCCGCAACGTCGGCGCGCTCGGCCACTCCTTCGGTGGAGCGGCATCGTTCGCCCTGCTCGGCGCAGACGCCCGCGTCCGCTGCGCCATCAACATGGACGGCTGGAGCTTCGGCGGCCTGGACCATCGCACCACGCAACCCATCCTCCTCATGTACGAGGACTCCTACAAAGGCAACCAGCCCGGCGCAGGAGCCGAGTGGGAACTCGACACAGCCGACAAAGCCCTCGTAGACCAAAGCCTGCAAAGCTTCGGAGGCACCCGCGTCTACATCACCGGCACACGCCACGCAGACTTCACCGACGCCACCCTCTTCTCCCCTATCAAGCGCGTCACAGCCACCGGCTCCATCGCCGGCGACCGCATCCGCACCATCATCCGTAAAACGGTCTTATGCTTCTTCGATCAGGAGCTGAAAGGGCATGGCACTCTACCGGCGTTTCCAGAGTCAGAGTTACAGAATTGGAAGCGACCTTGA